One window of Gimesia sp. genomic DNA carries:
- a CDS encoding DUF2309 domain-containing protein: MSQVQSAVINKHPLEVWRGISSRQLPERELLQEALQSVHQCISPVWPLKDYVAVNPYHGITDRSFLNVRKYLRIFSDSETLMPLTHYATAFRAGQLELNDIESALAELQAENLVAESLPTADQMVACLETLESATAEPDTPDKTPCKRQMRAFSEILDAQTGGDWTQTIGDELSKFCALHYDQGEAAWKSSWQHLSLFESWRNAAQHDRSMEIMGVSCFRQLVQQLPDSAETTLAVMLEELKVPRALWETYLLCLACQTPGWSAWAKYQFEQGTSEELDSSDLTGLLAIRLVYEAALSEAKSFEVDWSKLAGGMPVRFKVPFDSEEQVIERYILLRASEIAYRNKLLNSLRDNVSNCGKSTEQKLAQMVFCIDVRSERMRRQLEQTSAEIETLGFAGFFGIPMEYIRWGDQGGDNQLPVLLQPQFQVTEELPKKDQGQQELLLEQQGGNRSFRKLWKRFQQSAVGSFPFVETMGLFYGLLLGKRAWGTRVSDGMESKGSHSQHRKPVPRPSLNGLDAQGITVEKLTEMAETILKNMSLTAGFARLVVFCGHESQTVNNPLKAGLDCGACGGHSGASNAQVAAEIMNLAAVRRGLKRKGIEIPEDTVFIAGVHNTTTDQIRFFEPDQLSASHREELDSLQQLTLQATHLTRAERLTSLNSESVSKLLQRAGDWSEVRPEWGLSNNAALVVGPRELTRAVDLDGRTFLHNYDPNQDPEGTVLENIMTAPMIVAHWINMQYYASTVDQRYCGSGNKTVHNVTGGFGILSGNGGDLMTGLPWQSLHDGQNLQHQPQRLQVVINASRQAIENVIARHTLVANLLQGSWLYLIACEAGEFYQYRAGNQWKHLDRAE, translated from the coding sequence ATGTCACAAGTACAGTCTGCTGTCATCAATAAACACCCGCTGGAGGTCTGGCGGGGAATATCCTCCCGGCAGTTGCCCGAACGGGAACTGCTGCAGGAGGCCCTGCAGAGCGTGCATCAGTGCATCTCCCCGGTCTGGCCGTTGAAAGATTACGTCGCCGTCAATCCCTACCACGGGATCACCGATCGTTCCTTTCTCAATGTCCGAAAATATCTGCGGATCTTTTCGGATTCGGAAACACTCATGCCACTAACGCACTACGCCACCGCGTTTCGTGCCGGACAGCTTGAACTCAATGATATTGAGTCGGCCCTGGCAGAGCTGCAGGCTGAAAACCTGGTAGCCGAGTCCCTGCCCACTGCCGACCAGATGGTAGCCTGCCTGGAGACTCTGGAATCTGCTACTGCAGAGCCGGATACGCCCGATAAAACGCCCTGCAAACGACAGATGCGTGCCTTCTCAGAAATCCTGGATGCACAGACGGGCGGTGACTGGACGCAAACGATCGGCGATGAACTTTCTAAATTCTGTGCCCTGCATTACGACCAGGGAGAAGCTGCCTGGAAAAGTTCCTGGCAGCATCTGTCACTCTTCGAAAGCTGGCGAAACGCAGCGCAACATGATCGCAGCATGGAGATCATGGGCGTCAGCTGTTTCCGTCAACTGGTCCAGCAGTTACCGGACTCCGCAGAAACGACGCTGGCTGTGATGCTGGAAGAACTGAAAGTGCCGCGGGCACTCTGGGAGACGTATCTGCTCTGTCTGGCCTGTCAGACACCTGGCTGGAGCGCCTGGGCGAAATACCAGTTCGAACAGGGAACCTCCGAGGAACTCGATAGCAGCGATCTCACTGGACTGCTGGCAATCCGACTCGTTTACGAAGCAGCCCTCTCTGAGGCGAAGTCGTTCGAAGTCGACTGGAGCAAACTGGCCGGAGGCATGCCCGTCCGGTTCAAAGTTCCCTTCGATTCCGAAGAGCAGGTCATCGAACGCTACATTCTGCTGCGGGCCTCTGAAATTGCCTACCGCAACAAGTTGCTCAACAGTCTGCGTGACAATGTTTCAAACTGCGGTAAGTCGACCGAGCAAAAGCTGGCCCAAATGGTATTCTGTATCGACGTGCGATCCGAACGGATGCGACGTCAGCTGGAACAGACGTCCGCAGAGATCGAAACACTCGGCTTTGCCGGCTTCTTTGGAATTCCCATGGAATATATCCGCTGGGGCGATCAGGGGGGAGATAACCAGCTTCCGGTTCTGCTCCAGCCTCAGTTCCAGGTAACTGAAGAACTCCCGAAGAAAGATCAGGGACAACAGGAGCTACTGCTGGAACAGCAGGGGGGCAATCGGTCGTTCCGCAAACTCTGGAAGCGATTTCAACAGTCAGCAGTCGGGAGCTTCCCCTTCGTAGAAACGATGGGCCTGTTTTACGGGCTTTTGCTGGGCAAGCGCGCCTGGGGAACCAGAGTCAGCGATGGTATGGAGTCTAAGGGATCGCATTCACAGCATCGGAAGCCAGTGCCACGTCCGAGTCTGAACGGCCTGGATGCGCAGGGGATTACCGTTGAAAAACTGACTGAGATGGCTGAGACGATTCTGAAGAACATGAGCCTCACAGCAGGATTTGCCCGGCTGGTGGTCTTCTGCGGTCACGAAAGCCAGACTGTGAATAATCCTCTCAAGGCGGGGCTGGACTGCGGTGCTTGTGGCGGTCATTCCGGTGCCTCTAATGCCCAGGTAGCTGCTGAGATCATGAACCTGGCTGCAGTGCGACGGGGGCTCAAACGAAAAGGTATCGAGATTCCAGAGGATACGGTCTTTATTGCAGGTGTGCACAACACGACGACAGACCAGATCCGCTTTTTCGAACCGGACCAACTCTCCGCATCACACCGAGAGGAGTTGGACTCACTGCAGCAACTTACACTGCAGGCAACACATCTGACTCGGGCGGAACGACTGACGTCCCTCAACAGTGAATCTGTCAGTAAACTCTTACAACGGGCCGGCGACTGGTCCGAGGTGCGACCGGAATGGGGGCTGTCCAATAATGCAGCCCTGGTGGTAGGGCCTCGGGAATTGACACGCGCGGTCGACCTCGATGGTCGTACTTTTCTGCACAACTATGATCCCAACCAGGATCCGGAAGGGACCGTGCTGGAGAATATCATGACCGCTCCCATGATCGTGGCCCACTGGATCAACATGCAATATTACGCGTCGACTGTCGATCAACGTTACTGCGGTAGTGGGAATAAAACCGTACATAACGTGACCGGCGGTTTCGGCATCCTCTCCGGCAATGGTGGTGATCTGATGACCGGGTTGCCCTGGCAGTCTCTGCACGACGGTCAGAACCTGCAGCATCAACCGCAGCGACTGCAGGTCGTGATTAACGCATCGCGACAGGCTATTGAAAACGTGATTGCCCGACACACGCTGGTCGCCAATCTTCTGCAGGGAAGCTGGCTTTACCTGATCGCCTGCGAAGCAGGAGAGTTCTATCAATATCGCGCGGGCAATCAGTGGAAGCACCTTGATCGCGCTGAATAA
- a CDS encoding proton-conducting transporter membrane subunit, with protein sequence MYLLAETLIVSAGLLMATGLVPGRWCKKLQFKLRDGVTLLAGLQTLLALAITLMNVTGAWWGTGPFTEPVRIDVGGVQWLLLDGTSSLMFALVSFVGWVICRYSIRFLDGEPEFGNYYRWTALTIGAVSLMALSGNLLLFIAAWALSSLGLHHLLLFYRERPAARRAAWNKFIVSRTGDLCLLIAVVLIYLECQTLNFTPLFEQLAGSGSTESMPLMCGIWLLVIGAAIKTAQFPFHSWLPQTLETPTPVSALMHAGIVNAGGYLLIRTSPLVQLVPAALACLVLIGTLTVCIAATSMLAQNSVKKKLAYSTVAQMGFMMLQCGLGAFSAAMLHLLAHSFYKAYAFLSSGSVLEHKRALGRGAEPLQTVPVSPWKLLLTTGGVVLGFLAVLSLFGINPATKPGGILLGLVVCLALTGWLKQAWQTGEYLLVLRTSWAAGGICLLYCLAFLTVDRLVTPTPVTAFADPSLLLIGGPAVLVVLGFTSLLLLNDRLTQSRRPDWMNAFYIHALNGFYVEAWLRQRLGHLLKQ encoded by the coding sequence GTGTATCTGTTGGCAGAGACATTGATCGTTTCCGCAGGATTATTGATGGCAACGGGACTGGTGCCAGGTCGCTGGTGCAAAAAGCTGCAGTTCAAGTTGCGTGATGGCGTGACGCTGCTGGCGGGTTTACAGACCCTGCTGGCACTGGCCATCACCCTGATGAACGTGACGGGCGCCTGGTGGGGAACGGGGCCGTTCACCGAACCAGTTCGCATCGACGTTGGCGGAGTGCAGTGGCTGCTGCTGGATGGCACTTCCAGTCTGATGTTTGCCCTGGTATCCTTCGTGGGCTGGGTCATCTGTCGCTACTCGATCCGGTTTCTGGATGGTGAGCCCGAATTCGGCAATTACTATCGCTGGACCGCGCTGACGATTGGAGCCGTCTCCCTGATGGCTCTGTCAGGGAATCTGCTGCTGTTCATCGCTGCCTGGGCTCTCTCCAGCCTGGGGCTGCATCATCTGCTCCTGTTCTACCGTGAACGTCCCGCGGCCCGACGGGCTGCCTGGAATAAGTTCATTGTCAGTCGAACCGGTGACCTTTGTCTGCTGATCGCTGTTGTGCTGATCTACCTGGAATGCCAGACTCTGAACTTCACCCCACTGTTTGAGCAACTGGCAGGATCTGGTTCAACGGAGAGCATGCCTTTAATGTGCGGTATCTGGCTGCTGGTGATCGGGGCAGCGATTAAAACGGCACAGTTCCCCTTTCACTCCTGGCTACCTCAGACCCTGGAGACACCGACGCCGGTCTCCGCCCTGATGCACGCCGGTATTGTGAACGCGGGCGGTTACCTGCTGATTCGCACGAGTCCACTGGTTCAACTGGTTCCCGCAGCGTTGGCCTGCCTGGTGCTGATCGGAACCCTCACGGTCTGTATTGCCGCCACATCGATGCTGGCTCAGAACAGCGTTAAAAAGAAACTGGCTTATTCCACAGTCGCCCAGATGGGCTTCATGATGTTGCAGTGTGGCCTGGGAGCCTTCTCTGCGGCCATGCTGCACCTGCTGGCGCATTCCTTCTACAAAGCGTATGCCTTCCTCAGCAGCGGAAGTGTGCTTGAGCACAAACGGGCACTCGGCAGGGGGGCAGAACCGTTGCAGACGGTGCCTGTCTCTCCCTGGAAGCTGTTGCTGACAACCGGTGGTGTTGTTCTCGGGTTTCTGGCAGTGCTGTCCCTGTTTGGAATCAATCCAGCCACCAAACCAGGGGGCATTCTGCTGGGATTGGTTGTCTGTCTCGCGCTGACGGGCTGGCTGAAACAGGCCTGGCAGACCGGCGAATACCTGCTCGTACTCCGTACCTCCTGGGCCGCCGGGGGCATCTGTCTGCTCTACTGTCTTGCCTTTCTTACTGTTGACCGCCTCGTGACGCCGACTCCGGTCACGGCTTTTGCCGATCCCTCGCTGCTGTTGATTGGGGGACCTGCAGTTCTGGTGGTCCTCGGTTTTACCAGCCTGCTGTTGCTGAATGACCGGCTGACACAGTCACGGAGACCAGACTGGATGAATGCCTTCTACATCCACGCCCTGAACGGGTTTTACGTCGAAGCCTGGTTACGTCAGCGATTGGGGCACCTTTTGAAACAGTGA
- a CDS encoding HPF/RaiA family ribosome-associated protein, whose product MTISYTDRNGLLNFRLKQLCKRRLEYALSRFQNRIRSIDLCVSDLNGPRGGIDKACRVRIVHEKGSVIVNQKSEDLAVCISRVAEKAARALSRSLGRSLKFRRERLNIALDNEME is encoded by the coding sequence ATGACGATATCATATACAGATCGAAATGGTTTATTGAACTTTCGATTGAAACAATTGTGTAAACGCAGGTTAGAGTACGCACTTTCACGCTTTCAGAACCGGATCAGGTCGATTGACCTTTGTGTCAGCGATCTGAATGGACCCCGGGGAGGCATAGATAAAGCCTGTCGAGTACGAATTGTACATGAGAAGGGATCGGTAATCGTCAATCAGAAAAGTGAGGATCTTGCTGTCTGTATTTCACGTGTGGCGGAAAAAGCGGCCCGGGCCCTGTCTCGCTCGTTGGGGCGTTCACTGAAATTCAGACGTGAAAGACTTAACATCGCTCTGGATAACGAGATGGAATAG
- a CDS encoding ATP-binding cassette domain-containing protein: protein MNLDRSDIKAAAWLFEQLSIEAGHSADRSRIQRTLIESAAATSSEHDDHWWSWLIEASRSLGLKFKLMDCTFREVRNITREGGRLITRVGDKPSWMALMGSKRQRFQLLQPDEDQKQQWVSSRRLRRLLELSERDQVVRCLVIKPDLAAGGDGAHETHHLPPLDRVLTLMKPEASDIWTVTVFALITGLLALATPLAVESLVNTVAFGRLLQPVVVLALMLLAFLSFSAALLGLQTYVVEIIQRRIFARVSADLSYRLPRVIPSSMEGQSARELVNRFFDVITVQKASSALMLDGISLVLNTLIGMTVLAFYHPWLLGFDIVLLALILFIIFVLGRGAVNTSIKESKAKYVVASWLEDLVNCPTAFRYRGAAEFALDQADHYTYEYLNARKKHFRIVMRQIIFALGLQAAASTTLLGLGGWLVIAGQLTLGELVAAELIVTVIVGSFAKMGKHLQSYYDLLASVDKLGMLFDLPMERQDGLLQFSQSDPAEVSINGVGFIDFHGHSSEHHIDLFVESGARLMLTGPSGSGKSRLLDLLFGLAPVSKGHVSINEIDPRDMRPDALRKHVALVRNIEIFNGSLEENIHLERPYVSTSDVREALEWVGLYEQVLKLPHGLQTELVDTGYPLTENQARKLMLARAIVGRPRLLLVDGLLDALPDDEAEELTRMLVDSDRLWTLIMVTGRRNLIELGNSTHTLSGSEAMLSGGSADVS from the coding sequence ATGAATCTGGATCGCTCCGATATAAAAGCGGCGGCCTGGTTGTTTGAACAACTCTCAATTGAGGCTGGTCACTCTGCTGATCGATCGCGCATACAACGTACGTTGATCGAATCCGCTGCCGCTACATCTTCAGAACACGACGACCACTGGTGGAGCTGGCTCATTGAAGCCAGCCGCAGCCTGGGGCTGAAGTTCAAATTAATGGACTGTACCTTCCGTGAAGTGCGCAATATCACCCGGGAAGGGGGGCGTCTGATCACCCGCGTGGGTGATAAACCCAGCTGGATGGCCCTCATGGGCAGTAAGCGTCAGCGGTTTCAGTTGCTGCAACCCGATGAGGATCAGAAACAGCAATGGGTCAGTTCCCGCAGGTTGAGAAGACTGCTCGAACTTTCTGAACGTGATCAGGTGGTCCGCTGCCTGGTCATCAAGCCCGATCTGGCTGCCGGCGGTGATGGTGCCCACGAAACGCATCATCTGCCTCCCCTGGATCGTGTGCTGACGTTAATGAAACCCGAGGCGTCCGACATCTGGACGGTGACCGTGTTTGCTCTGATTACCGGTCTGCTCGCACTGGCAACACCGCTGGCCGTGGAATCGCTGGTGAATACGGTGGCCTTCGGACGACTCCTCCAGCCGGTGGTGGTCCTCGCATTAATGTTGCTGGCTTTCCTCTCTTTTTCAGCGGCCCTGTTGGGGTTACAGACGTACGTCGTCGAAATTATTCAACGCCGGATCTTTGCGCGCGTGTCTGCGGATCTTTCCTATCGTCTGCCCCGTGTGATCCCCTCTTCCATGGAGGGACAGTCGGCCCGGGAACTGGTCAACCGCTTTTTCGATGTGATCACAGTACAGAAAGCGTCCTCCGCCCTGATGCTTGACGGTATTTCGCTGGTGCTGAATACCCTGATCGGTATGACCGTGCTGGCCTTTTATCATCCCTGGTTGCTGGGCTTCGACATTGTATTGCTGGCACTGATTCTATTTATCATTTTTGTACTCGGACGTGGTGCCGTGAATACAAGCATCAAAGAGTCGAAAGCCAAGTATGTCGTAGCCAGCTGGCTGGAAGACCTGGTCAACTGTCCGACCGCGTTCCGCTATCGGGGAGCTGCCGAGTTTGCCCTCGATCAGGCCGATCATTACACTTATGAATATCTCAATGCGCGGAAAAAACACTTCCGCATTGTCATGCGTCAGATCATTTTTGCCCTCGGATTGCAGGCGGCCGCAAGCACCACGCTGTTGGGGCTGGGGGGCTGGCTGGTGATTGCCGGACAGCTGACGCTGGGGGAACTGGTGGCTGCTGAGCTGATTGTGACCGTGATCGTCGGCTCGTTCGCCAAAATGGGAAAACACCTGCAGAGTTACTACGACCTGCTCGCTTCGGTCGATAAACTGGGGATGTTGTTTGACCTGCCCATGGAACGTCAGGATGGTCTGCTGCAATTTTCCCAGAGCGACCCGGCTGAAGTCAGTATCAACGGCGTCGGTTTTATCGATTTCCACGGCCATTCCAGTGAGCATCACATTGACCTGTTCGTAGAAAGCGGCGCGCGACTGATGCTGACGGGGCCGAGTGGCAGTGGCAAAAGCCGCCTGCTGGACCTGCTTTTTGGACTGGCGCCTGTATCGAAGGGACACGTCTCCATCAACGAGATCGATCCCCGCGACATGCGACCCGACGCACTGCGGAAACACGTCGCTCTGGTGCGGAATATCGAAATCTTCAATGGCTCCCTGGAAGAAAATATTCACCTGGAACGCCCTTACGTCTCGACCAGTGATGTGCGCGAAGCCCTGGAATGGGTCGGACTGTATGAACAGGTCTTGAAACTGCCTCACGGTTTGCAGACAGAGCTGGTCGATACCGGATATCCGTTAACCGAGAATCAGGCTCGCAAGCTGATGCTGGCCCGGGCTATCGTCGGACGGCCGCGTCTGTTGCTGGTGGATGGTCTGCTCGATGCACTTCCCGATGACGAGGCGGAGGAACTGACCCGCATGCTGGTTGACTCCGACCGTCTCTGGACACTGATCATGGTAACAGGCAGACGAAATCTAATTGAGCTGGGGAACAGCACTCACACCCTGAGCGGTTCGGAAGCAATGCTTTCGGGAGGATCTGCAGATGTCAGTTGA
- a CDS encoding HlyD family efflux transporter periplasmic adaptor subunit: protein MSVEPSLDVPASKAEEQRLSMLTPVAYSESSMPSLRLVRSSRLARRIAKILFLLLILTILLMMFAPWQQSVTGTGNVLAYSPDQRQQVIQATIKGKLSRWGDEIYENAKVKKGQVIAEISDLDESYSARLEMQLLNSRQAVTAAEQHLEASQRALEAAKTIVHSYQDQVQAYETVKRETIAAQNSYIEVADKKVKAEQQKLLELEAAIPQLQAEYDRMKTLYGENNISLQKVQEVQRKLKEAQSKVKGADFYYAAAKDELAGKQSERNAKVEKAQADIDKAKAMLRKANGDVSKAESDIAKSRQELNKAQKDVLDMQVKVSRQESQVIKAPFDGYIVQITPNLGTAILKQGDPICTIVPFTTDRSVQIWLDGNDAPLVEPGRHVRLQFEGWPAIQFAGWPSVAVGTFGGEVISVDSIDDGRGKFRILVRPDPDDNPWPQDRFLRQGVRANAWVLLNKVPLWYEVWRKLNGFPPSISLEESGQKDSKNKPPKLPK, encoded by the coding sequence ATGTCAGTTGAACCATCCCTTGATGTACCCGCTTCAAAAGCGGAAGAGCAACGGCTCTCGATGCTGACGCCCGTAGCCTACAGCGAATCGAGCATGCCCTCCCTGCGCCTGGTCCGTTCTTCACGTCTGGCCCGGCGGATCGCGAAAATTCTGTTTCTGCTGCTGATCCTGACGATTCTGTTGATGATGTTCGCTCCCTGGCAGCAGTCGGTGACCGGCACGGGAAATGTTCTCGCTTATTCTCCCGATCAGCGACAGCAGGTGATTCAGGCGACCATCAAGGGGAAACTTTCCCGTTGGGGAGATGAGATTTACGAAAATGCCAAGGTCAAAAAGGGACAGGTGATTGCCGAGATCAGCGACTTGGACGAATCGTACTCGGCCCGGCTCGAAATGCAGCTTCTGAACTCCCGCCAGGCGGTTACCGCTGCGGAACAGCATCTGGAAGCCAGTCAGCGGGCGCTTGAAGCGGCCAAAACGATTGTGCATTCCTATCAGGATCAGGTGCAGGCTTACGAAACCGTCAAACGGGAAACGATCGCCGCCCAAAATTCGTACATCGAGGTTGCGGATAAAAAGGTCAAAGCCGAACAGCAGAAACTGCTTGAACTGGAAGCCGCCATCCCCCAGTTACAGGCCGAATATGATCGCATGAAAACCCTGTACGGAGAGAATAATATCTCACTTCAGAAAGTGCAGGAGGTCCAGCGGAAACTCAAAGAGGCACAGAGTAAGGTTAAAGGAGCCGATTTTTATTACGCCGCCGCCAAAGACGAACTGGCGGGCAAACAGAGTGAGCGGAATGCCAAAGTTGAGAAAGCTCAAGCCGATATCGATAAGGCCAAGGCAATGTTGAGAAAAGCCAACGGCGATGTCTCTAAAGCCGAGAGCGACATCGCCAAGTCGCGTCAGGAGCTGAATAAAGCACAAAAAGACGTGCTGGATATGCAGGTTAAGGTTTCACGCCAGGAGAGCCAGGTCATCAAGGCTCCATTCGACGGCTATATTGTGCAGATCACACCCAACCTGGGAACTGCGATTCTAAAACAGGGAGATCCCATCTGTACGATCGTCCCCTTTACCACCGATCGTTCCGTGCAGATCTGGCTCGACGGTAACGATGCGCCCCTGGTAGAGCCCGGCCGACATGTGCGTCTGCAGTTCGAAGGCTGGCCCGCCATCCAGTTCGCCGGCTGGCCCTCGGTGGCCGTCGGAACCTTCGGAGGCGAAGTCATTTCCGTAGACTCCATCGATGATGGTCGCGGCAAATTCCGGATCCTGGTCCGTCCCGATCCGGATGATAACCCCTGGCCCCAGGATCGCTTCCTGCGGCAGGGGGTGCGGGCAAATGCCTGGGTGCTGCTCAACAAGGTCCCACTCTGGTACGAAGTCTGGCGAAAGCTCAACGGCTTTCCTCCATCGATTTCGCTCGAAGAATCGGGGCAGAAAGACAGTAAAAACAAGCCTCCCAAACTTCCCAAGTGA
- a CDS encoding TolC family protein codes for MTRQNKYEAMLRVWIILIAVCFEGCAATRQALTDSTPEPEASVVKIKPAEDSSKLQPRSTVAPVVYPESLAVAVDRVSPEAEASAVQQVASVSTSVDDLFSGKSTTPEGAVASAFSVSKQLGAEFTASTQTTNELTAEEFAMAPHLPPLPGMDFKPTARGLVLDEVINSVYASYPLLEAAIYSRDVAAGQQVESMGEFDHKLKAGSENQPMGFYQTYRQHIGLVKPLYQGGEAFAGYRIGRGSFEPWYLGRQTNEGGEFKAGFMVPLAKNREIDQRRAALWRATYGVDAVEPEIQAQLISFVQQGSYAYWDWVAAGAKLVIADRILKLAEDRTDRIRSQVENGFLDPPELTDNLRLVAERRGKRALAERKLQQTAVKLSLYYRDANGDPVIPEASQVPDFPQLRLMDESQVAMDAARALEQRPEIYSLDLLQRQLDIDYSEAENDSLPAVDLLMAGSKDMGYPSSYQNYKGPFELDAHLLVEVPLERRKARGKMQSVGGKLAQLNAKRQLTEDKIVAEVEAAYAGLIGAFKQAKQADEAVGYAEDLARRERRNFEEGLSDLLKVTLREQYAFESAEKAVDAKLLYFQEQADYRAALAEDQL; via the coding sequence ATGACCCGCCAAAATAAGTATGAAGCCATGTTGAGAGTTTGGATCATCCTGATCGCGGTCTGCTTTGAAGGCTGTGCCGCTACCAGACAGGCATTGACTGATTCCACACCGGAACCAGAAGCGTCTGTCGTCAAAATCAAACCGGCTGAAGATTCCAGTAAACTTCAGCCCCGGTCAACTGTTGCGCCAGTAGTTTACCCTGAAAGTCTGGCTGTGGCCGTCGATCGTGTCTCACCGGAAGCGGAAGCTTCTGCAGTACAACAGGTCGCCTCCGTCTCCACTTCCGTGGACGATCTGTTTTCCGGCAAAAGCACGACCCCGGAAGGGGCTGTCGCCAGTGCATTCTCAGTAAGCAAACAGCTTGGCGCTGAGTTCACTGCCAGCACACAGACAACAAACGAACTGACCGCCGAAGAATTCGCGATGGCACCGCATCTGCCGCCGTTGCCTGGAATGGACTTCAAACCCACTGCGCGGGGCCTTGTTCTGGATGAGGTCATCAATTCGGTGTATGCCAGCTATCCTCTTCTGGAAGCCGCCATTTACTCGCGTGATGTCGCAGCAGGTCAGCAGGTGGAGAGCATGGGCGAATTCGACCATAAGCTGAAAGCGGGCAGTGAAAACCAACCCATGGGTTTTTATCAGACCTATCGCCAGCACATCGGCCTGGTTAAACCGCTCTACCAGGGGGGGGAAGCGTTCGCCGGATACCGGATCGGGCGGGGTAGTTTCGAACCCTGGTACCTGGGACGCCAGACCAACGAGGGTGGGGAATTCAAAGCGGGCTTTATGGTTCCTTTAGCCAAGAACCGTGAGATCGATCAGCGTCGCGCCGCATTGTGGCGCGCCACCTATGGCGTTGATGCTGTCGAACCGGAAATTCAGGCACAGTTGATCAGCTTCGTTCAGCAGGGAAGCTATGCCTACTGGGACTGGGTGGCTGCGGGAGCAAAACTGGTCATCGCTGACCGGATTCTCAAGCTGGCCGAAGACCGCACCGATCGGATTCGCAGCCAGGTGGAAAACGGTTTCCTCGATCCTCCCGAGCTGACGGATAACCTGCGTCTGGTCGCCGAACGTCGAGGCAAGCGGGCACTGGCCGAACGTAAGCTGCAGCAGACTGCTGTCAAGCTTTCCCTTTACTACCGCGATGCGAACGGCGATCCCGTCATACCGGAAGCCAGCCAGGTGCCTGATTTTCCACAGTTGAGACTGATGGATGAGTCACAGGTTGCCATGGATGCGGCACGGGCGTTAGAGCAGCGTCCCGAAATCTACAGTCTCGATCTCTTACAGCGTCAGCTGGATATTGATTACTCCGAGGCCGAAAACGACTCCCTGCCCGCAGTAGACCTGCTGATGGCAGGGTCCAAGGATATGGGGTACCCCAGCAGCTACCAGAACTACAAAGGACCCTTTGAACTGGATGCTCATCTGTTAGTCGAAGTACCTCTCGAACGTCGCAAGGCTCGCGGTAAAATGCAGTCGGTCGGTGGTAAGCTCGCCCAACTGAATGCCAAGCGTCAGTTGACCGAGGATAAGATTGTAGCCGAAGTCGAGGCAGCATACGCCGGTCTGATTGGTGCTTTCAAGCAGGCCAAACAGGCTGACGAAGCCGTTGGTTATGCAGAAGACCTGGCCCGTCGAGAACGCCGCAACTTTGAAGAAGGTCTGTCCGACCTGTTAAAGGTCACCCTCCGCGAACAGTACGCCTTTGAATCTGCGGAGAAGGCTGTCGACGCCAAACTGCTCTACTTCCAGGAACAGGCCGATTACCGGGCCGCACTGGCTGAAGATCAACTCTGA
- a CDS encoding DUF1559 domain-containing protein, with the protein MKLTFHSRARNTRGFTLIELLVVIAIIAILIALLLPAVQQAREAARRSQCKNNLKQLALALHNYESAHRVFPPGSLGYPYVWSAHAQLLPFVDQGNLQGLLNYDVPPLNAFNPGSFDATEVGNNDTAARTRLPLMVCPSDKDAVPGSDYAGISYPACLGSGLNGSGTADDGSNSNADGVIFQRSKIRFRDVTDGTTNTVLFSEHLLGDGQNAAPATGDYRHRVIELSMGTQTTPAACTAASAPAWSGQRGAKWVNGHLADSMYNHWYGPNANVPDCQNGFHNFGLVSARSAHTGGVQIALVDGSCRFVSENINLDIWRALATRAGGEVIGEY; encoded by the coding sequence ATGAAATTGACGTTTCATTCCCGCGCCCGAAATACGCGCGGATTCACCCTCATCGAATTACTGGTCGTGATCGCGATCATTGCGATTCTGATCGCACTACTGCTGCCTGCCGTCCAGCAGGCACGTGAAGCAGCGCGGCGGAGTCAGTGTAAAAATAACCTCAAGCAGCTGGCACTGGCGCTGCATAATTATGAATCGGCACATCGCGTCTTTCCACCCGGCAGTCTCGGGTATCCTTATGTCTGGTCTGCGCATGCGCAACTGCTGCCCTTCGTCGATCAGGGAAACCTGCAGGGCCTGCTCAATTACGATGTGCCTCCACTCAATGCCTTTAACCCGGGTTCGTTTGATGCCACCGAGGTGGGCAATAATGATACGGCTGCCCGCACCAGGCTGCCTTTGATGGTTTGCCCCAGTGACAAAGACGCCGTTCCCGGATCCGATTACGCCGGGATCAGTTATCCCGCTTGTCTCGGATCCGGCTTGAATGGATCGGGGACAGCAGACGACGGCTCGAACAGCAACGCGGATGGCGTGATCTTTCAACGCTCGAAAATCCGTTTTCGTGATGTCACCGATGGGACTACGAATACGGTCCTGTTTAGTGAGCATCTACTCGGTGATGGACAGAACGCGGCACCCGCTACCGGCGATTATCGTCACCGGGTGATCGAGCTTTCCATGGGAACGCAAACCACACCCGCCGCCTGTACGGCAGCTTCTGCACCCGCCTGGTCCGGTCAGCGTGGTGCCAAATGGGTGAACGGTCACCTGGCAGACTCCATGTACAATCACTGGTATGGCCCCAACGCGAATGTTCCCGACTGCCAGAACGGCTTTCATAACTTTGGACTGGTCAGTGCCCGTAGCGCACATACCGGCGGAGTTCAAATCGCTCTGGTCGATGGCAGTTGCCGATTCGTCAGCGAGAATATCAATCTCGATATCTGGCGTGCCCTGGCTACGCGTGCCGGCGGTGAAGTCATCGGAGAATATTAA